A DNA window from Actinomadura coerulea contains the following coding sequences:
- a CDS encoding GNAT family N-acetyltransferase, with the protein MTVTAPSLPTAPPGASTEWSAEVHRDDQALIALAGDLRDLYERSPAATPFQSYEWIKSWWGWYGTRGRLRLATVRCRGRLVAAAPLAAGARHGFPVLVPIAADQSDFTDVLIDPAYADGAVRHLARALLNERGWCALDLREVRPGSAAHLVAAQWPRRAWRTPSSVCLELPAGDGSAGSGGIDAVLDRLPRRTAGKTRAKLRKIDVRGITAESVPADRVPDAVHALLDLHVRQWRGRPINPEHTRGRFRRHLAEAAAGMVREGRAAVLQYRWDGRLVASDLVLIGHRHVGAYLYGALPDLRSRVDVSLMMLREDLALARDRHRQGVSLLRGDEPYKLKWRPTPVRNERIILGRTASAAAYAGLARTRAYLSERRRGGPGAHLHGPSGSASPLLHD; encoded by the coding sequence GTGACCGTGACCGCGCCGTCCCTGCCGACCGCCCCGCCGGGCGCCTCGACCGAGTGGTCGGCCGAGGTGCACCGGGACGATCAGGCCCTCATCGCCCTGGCGGGCGACCTGCGCGACCTCTACGAGCGCAGCCCCGCCGCGACGCCCTTCCAGTCCTACGAGTGGATCAAGTCGTGGTGGGGCTGGTACGGGACGCGCGGCCGGCTCCGCCTCGCCACCGTCCGGTGCCGCGGCCGGCTCGTCGCGGCGGCGCCGCTGGCGGCGGGCGCGCGGCACGGGTTCCCGGTGCTCGTCCCGATCGCCGCCGACCAGAGCGACTTCACCGACGTCCTCATCGACCCGGCCTACGCGGACGGCGCCGTCCGGCACCTCGCGCGGGCCCTGCTGAACGAGCGCGGATGGTGCGCGCTCGACCTGCGGGAGGTCCGTCCGGGCTCGGCGGCGCACCTGGTGGCGGCCCAGTGGCCTCGCCGGGCGTGGCGGACGCCGTCCTCGGTGTGCCTCGAACTGCCCGCCGGCGACGGGAGCGCCGGATCCGGCGGCATCGACGCCGTCCTCGACCGGCTCCCGCGCCGCACCGCCGGGAAGACGCGCGCCAAGCTCCGCAAGATCGACGTGCGCGGCATCACGGCGGAGAGCGTCCCGGCGGACCGGGTGCCGGACGCCGTGCACGCGCTGCTCGACCTGCACGTCCGGCAGTGGCGGGGCCGCCCGATCAACCCCGAGCACACCCGCGGGCGGTTCCGCCGCCACCTCGCCGAGGCGGCGGCCGGGATGGTCCGCGAGGGGCGCGCCGCCGTCCTGCAGTACCGGTGGGACGGCCGGCTGGTCGCCAGCGACCTCGTCCTGATCGGGCACCGCCACGTCGGCGCCTACCTGTACGGGGCGCTTCCGGACCTGCGGTCCCGCGTGGACGTCTCGCTGATGATGCTGCGCGAGGACCTCGCCCTCGCCCGGGACCGGCACCGCCAGGGCGTCAGCCTGCTGCGCGGCGACGAGCCGTACAAGCTGAAGTGGCGGCCGACGCCCGTCCGGAACGAGCGGATCATCCTCGGGCGGACCGCCTCGGCCGCCGCCTACGCCGGGCTCGCCCGGACCCGCGCGTACCTGTCGGAGCGGCGTCGCGGGGGGCCGGGGGCGCACCTGCACGGCCCGTCCGGGAGCGCGTCCCCGCTGCTCCATGACTGA
- a CDS encoding glycosyltransferase: MTDPRDDTPLRVLHVSQPNAGGVAVYVGQAAGDQRRRGWEVAVACPPGGDLPERCMAAGVPWLNWDAGRAPGPRTLLEALSLRRLVKGFAPDVVHLHSSKAGLAGRLLRRPLGTPTIFQPHGWSWLAATGRLDTLSRLWERAGARWSDALVCVGTGELREGMRAGVRGPYRLVRNGVDRRRFTPADAAARLAARTRLGLEAAVPLAVCIGRLTRQKGQDVLVAAWPGVTARCPSAQLAIVGDGEDLDRLRGERVAGVRFVPAVEDPRDWLSASNLIVLPSRWEGLPLTALEALATGRPLVGTDIPGITEVVRPGLGALVPVEDPAALAEEMAGRLLFPGTAEREGRAAVAASAAYDIGRTVALLAAVTRDVAGFGETPAEALVDARTVAGGPVHGGVTGSGGLGGLDGLEGGVTDGLAETAGGEGGVGAVGGAGAEGAGTAVADAGASGTAGAEGAGAEGAGAEAAGVGVNGPVLGGGGAVTPPNSSR; this comes from the coding sequence ATGACTGACCCGCGGGACGACACCCCGCTGCGGGTCCTGCACGTCAGCCAGCCGAACGCGGGCGGGGTCGCCGTCTACGTCGGGCAGGCGGCGGGCGACCAGCGCCGGCGCGGCTGGGAGGTGGCGGTCGCCTGCCCGCCGGGCGGCGACCTGCCCGAGCGGTGCATGGCGGCGGGCGTGCCGTGGCTGAACTGGGACGCCGGGCGCGCCCCCGGCCCCCGCACGCTGCTGGAGGCGCTCAGCCTCCGCCGCCTGGTGAAGGGCTTCGCCCCGGACGTCGTCCACCTGCACTCCTCGAAGGCGGGCCTGGCCGGACGGCTGCTGCGCCGCCCGCTCGGCACGCCCACGATCTTCCAGCCGCACGGCTGGTCGTGGCTCGCCGCCACCGGGCGGCTGGACACCCTCAGCCGCCTGTGGGAACGCGCCGGCGCCCGGTGGAGCGACGCCCTGGTCTGCGTCGGGACCGGCGAGCTGCGCGAGGGCATGCGCGCGGGCGTGCGGGGGCCGTACCGGCTCGTCCGCAACGGCGTCGACCGGCGCCGGTTCACGCCCGCCGACGCCGCCGCGCGCCTCGCCGCCCGCACCCGGCTCGGCCTGGAGGCCGCCGTGCCGCTCGCGGTGTGCATCGGGCGGCTGACCCGGCAGAAGGGGCAGGACGTGCTGGTCGCGGCCTGGCCGGGCGTCACGGCGCGCTGCCCGTCCGCCCAGCTCGCCATCGTCGGGGACGGCGAGGACCTGGACCGGCTGCGCGGCGAACGCGTGGCCGGGGTCCGGTTCGTCCCGGCCGTGGAGGACCCCCGCGACTGGCTCTCGGCGTCCAACCTCATCGTGCTGCCGTCCCGGTGGGAGGGGCTGCCGCTGACCGCGCTGGAGGCGCTCGCCACCGGACGCCCCCTCGTGGGGACGGACATCCCGGGCATCACCGAGGTCGTCCGCCCGGGGCTCGGCGCCCTGGTGCCCGTCGAGGACCCCGCCGCGCTCGCCGAGGAGATGGCCGGGCGGCTGCTGTTCCCCGGGACCGCCGAGCGGGAGGGGCGCGCGGCGGTCGCCGCGTCCGCCGCCTACGACATCGGCCGGACGGTGGCGCTCCTCGCGGCCGTCACCCGCGACGTCGCCGGGTTCGGGGAGACCCCCGCGGAGGCCCTGGTGGACGCGCGGACGGTGGCGGGCGGACCCGTCCACGGCGGCGTCACCGGCTCGGGCGGCCTGGGGGGCCTGGACGGCTTGGAAGGCGGCGTGACCGACGGCTTGGCGGAGACCGCCGGGGGCGAGGGCGGCGTTGGCGCCGTGGGCGGGGCCGGCGCGGAGGGCGCCGGGACGGCCGTCGCCGATGCCGGGGCATCCGGGACGGCCGGTGCGGAGGGGGCCGGTGCGGAGGGGGCCGGTGCGGAGGCGGCGGGTGTCGGGGTGAACGGGCCCGTGCTCGGCGGCGGCGGAGCGGTCACGCCGCCGAACAGCTCCCGGTAG
- a CDS encoding ATP-grasp domain-containing protein — MFFDSRPRAAQPRNARLDPGLPVLLLRTDRNLFHHGTLAVIRSLGRAGVPVHAILEGRDNPSSRSRYLYRAHPWGPPAERPDELLAHLRAIGERIGRPALLIPMDDAGAIFVAEHADGLDPHYLFPHQDPGVPRGVADKARLQEACRRHGVPCPPSLTPESAADVEEAAAALGLPLIAKWARPWRMRPGMRSTTLVPTLGELQRLFAATHDRHPDGGAGPLILQKRIPPAGGDWFFQGYFDEDGDCLFGGTGRKHLAHPPQAGHTVAGEWVASPELERLAVRIVRLLGCRGLVDLDFRFDAAGGVHHLLDFNPRIGAQFRLFTDRDGLDLARVLHLHQSGRPVPGARPAPGRSLLVENHYLARSARRPRHGTPAPPGTPRLPRPRPLRETLRPLREADEFAWYAGDDLPPFLAMGRRGALRAVERLRTR; from the coding sequence ATGTTCTTCGACAGCCGGCCGCGGGCGGCCCAGCCCCGCAACGCGCGCCTCGACCCGGGCCTTCCCGTCCTGCTGCTGCGCACCGACCGCAACCTGTTCCACCACGGCACGCTGGCGGTGATCCGCAGCCTCGGCCGCGCCGGGGTCCCGGTGCACGCGATCCTCGAAGGGCGCGACAACCCCTCGTCCCGCTCCCGCTACCTGTACCGGGCGCACCCCTGGGGGCCGCCCGCCGAACGCCCGGACGAGCTGCTGGCCCACCTGCGGGCCATCGGCGAGCGGATCGGGCGCCCCGCGCTCCTCATCCCGATGGACGACGCGGGAGCGATCTTCGTCGCCGAGCACGCGGACGGCCTGGACCCCCACTACCTCTTCCCCCACCAGGACCCCGGCGTCCCCCGCGGCGTCGCCGACAAGGCCCGGCTGCAGGAGGCGTGCCGGCGGCACGGAGTCCCGTGTCCGCCGAGCCTGACGCCGGAGTCGGCCGCCGACGTCGAGGAGGCCGCCGCCGCGCTCGGGCTGCCGCTGATCGCCAAGTGGGCGCGGCCGTGGCGGATGCGCCCCGGCATGCGCAGCACCACGCTGGTGCCCACGCTCGGCGAGCTCCAGCGCCTGTTCGCCGCCACGCACGACCGCCACCCGGACGGCGGCGCCGGCCCGCTGATCCTGCAGAAGCGCATCCCGCCCGCGGGCGGCGACTGGTTCTTCCAGGGCTACTTCGACGAGGACGGCGACTGCCTGTTCGGCGGGACCGGCCGCAAGCACCTCGCGCACCCGCCGCAGGCCGGGCACACGGTCGCGGGGGAGTGGGTCGCCAGCCCCGAGCTCGAACGCCTCGCGGTCCGGATCGTCCGGCTGCTCGGCTGCCGCGGCCTCGTCGACCTCGACTTCCGGTTCGACGCGGCCGGCGGCGTCCACCACCTGCTGGACTTCAACCCCCGCATCGGGGCCCAGTTCCGGCTGTTCACCGACCGGGACGGCCTCGACCTCGCGCGCGTCCTGCACCTGCACCAGTCGGGCCGGCCCGTCCCGGGCGCGCGGCCCGCCCCCGGCCGCAGCCTGCTCGTGGAGAACCACTACCTCGCGCGGTCGGCCCGGCGCCCGCGCCACGGAACGCCGGCGCCCCCCGGAACACCGCGGCTTCCGCGGCCGCGCCCGCTGCGGGAGACCCTCCGCCCGCTGCGGGAGGCCGACGAGTTCGCCTGGTACGCGGGCGACGACCTGCCGCCCTTCCTCGCCATGGGGCGGCGCGGCGCGCTCCGCGCGGTCGAACGGCTCCGCACCAGGTAA
- a CDS encoding NAD(P)-binding domain-containing protein codes for MSDSASDVVIAGAGPYGLSTAAYLQNLGLDVRVIGEPMRFWDANMPLGMYLKSEPFASSLGAPQAGLRFTDRHPGWRVGQPIPLETFVEYGRWFAAEAVPGTEDAQVVKVERGIAGGYLVTLSSGEAIAARAVVVAVGVGPFAHIPEQLTGMPSWLVSHSSAHSDLGLFAGKEVAVVGAGQSALETAVLLADAGARPHLIARRRVLDWNTVPEERRSPRALLREGPRSGLGTGYRTWLWAERPGLVRYLPERTRRRIVRETLPPAGAWWLRDRLDERIRVSTGRLLAKAVEQDDGVSLTTTDHEGRRLVTEVEHVIAATGYVPDIERLTLLAPELRDRVTTRLGAPVLSRDFEASSPGLYFAGLAAAPTFGPVMRFVHGADFAARRIAHHIVRRTPRVRVPASRPSAFLEPGASSQR; via the coding sequence ATGAGCGACTCGGCCAGCGACGTCGTCATCGCCGGCGCCGGGCCCTACGGCCTGTCGACCGCGGCCTACCTGCAGAACCTCGGGCTGGACGTCCGGGTCATCGGCGAGCCGATGCGGTTCTGGGACGCGAACATGCCGCTCGGCATGTACCTCAAATCCGAGCCGTTCGCCTCAAGCCTCGGGGCGCCCCAAGCGGGCCTGCGGTTCACCGACCGCCACCCGGGCTGGCGGGTCGGGCAGCCGATCCCGCTGGAGACGTTCGTGGAGTACGGGCGCTGGTTCGCCGCCGAGGCCGTCCCCGGCACCGAGGACGCGCAGGTCGTGAAGGTCGAGCGGGGCATCGCGGGCGGCTACCTCGTCACGCTGTCGTCGGGCGAGGCGATCGCGGCCCGCGCGGTCGTCGTCGCGGTCGGCGTCGGGCCGTTCGCGCACATCCCGGAGCAGCTGACGGGCATGCCGTCCTGGCTCGTCTCGCACAGCAGCGCCCACAGCGACCTCGGCCTGTTCGCCGGCAAGGAGGTCGCGGTCGTCGGCGCCGGGCAGTCCGCGCTGGAGACGGCGGTGCTGCTGGCCGACGCGGGGGCGCGGCCGCACCTGATCGCGCGGCGGCGCGTCCTGGACTGGAACACCGTCCCGGAGGAGCGCCGGTCCCCGCGCGCCCTGCTGCGCGAGGGGCCGAGATCCGGGCTCGGCACCGGCTACCGGACGTGGCTGTGGGCGGAGCGGCCCGGGCTCGTCCGGTACCTGCCGGAGCGGACCCGCCGGCGCATCGTCCGCGAGACGCTCCCGCCGGCGGGCGCCTGGTGGCTGCGCGACCGGCTGGACGAGCGGATCCGCGTCTCGACGGGCCGCCTGCTCGCCAAGGCCGTCGAGCAGGACGACGGCGTCTCCCTCACCACCACCGACCACGAGGGGCGCCGCCTCGTCACGGAGGTCGAGCACGTCATCGCCGCCACCGGGTACGTCCCCGACATCGAGCGGCTCACCCTGCTCGCTCCCGAGCTGCGCGACCGCGTCACGACCCGGCTCGGCGCGCCGGTGCTCAGCCGCGACTTCGAGGCGTCCTCGCCCGGCCTCTACTTCGCCGGCCTCGCCGCGGCCCCCACCTTCGGGCCGGTCATGCGGTTCGTGCACGGCGCCGACTTCGCCGCGCGGCGGATCGCGCACCACATCGTCCGGCGGACGCCGCGCGTGCGGGTGCCGGCGAGCAGGCCGTCCGCCTTCCTGGAGCCGGGAGCCTCCTCCCAGAGGTGA
- a CDS encoding chaplin, with the protein MRIWSRNTGRAALVAASALAVGAAFVTAVPASADESFGGGHGGGHGVDMTSAGNFGLLNGTQVFAPISIPVNVCGNAIAVAGLSRAQCKGGASVKSNHREAGSGYRTAGDWGGGGWGGEHGGRGVDMTSAGNFGLLNGTQVFAPISIPIDVCGNAVGILGAAQAACKGGASVKRHGDPKVKMTSKGNFGAANGTQAYIPIKAPINACGNAVSLLGLAEASCKGGATVEEGHGHKEMPPTLRTPKKKPYKPSKHRPAAKHKKLPSTMRSEGSRIANTAPKAAPNYRRADALPAVKGFVDGLRSAVKVPGVDVKPGQIGPKVPAGKDAPVTLGSPVLR; encoded by the coding sequence ATGCGCATCTGGTCCAGGAACACCGGCCGCGCCGCTCTGGTGGCCGCGAGCGCCCTCGCCGTCGGAGCCGCCTTCGTCACCGCGGTCCCCGCCAGCGCCGACGAGTCGTTCGGCGGCGGCCACGGCGGCGGCCACGGCGTCGACATGACCAGCGCCGGCAACTTCGGGCTGCTGAACGGCACCCAGGTGTTCGCGCCGATCAGCATCCCCGTCAACGTCTGCGGCAACGCCATCGCGGTCGCCGGGCTCTCGCGGGCCCAGTGCAAGGGCGGCGCGTCCGTCAAGAGCAACCACCGGGAGGCCGGCTCGGGCTACCGGACGGCCGGCGACTGGGGCGGCGGCGGCTGGGGCGGCGAGCACGGCGGCCGCGGCGTCGACATGACGAGCGCCGGCAACTTCGGGCTGCTGAACGGCACCCAGGTGTTCGCGCCGATCAGCATCCCGATCGACGTCTGCGGCAACGCCGTCGGCATCCTCGGCGCGGCGCAGGCCGCCTGCAAGGGCGGCGCGTCCGTCAAGCGGCACGGCGACCCCAAGGTGAAGATGACGAGCAAGGGCAACTTCGGCGCCGCGAACGGCACCCAGGCCTACATCCCGATCAAGGCCCCGATCAACGCGTGCGGCAACGCCGTCTCGCTGCTCGGCCTCGCGGAGGCGAGCTGCAAGGGCGGGGCGACCGTCGAGGAGGGGCACGGCCACAAGGAGATGCCGCCCACCCTGCGGACGCCCAAGAAGAAGCCGTACAAGCCGTCCAAGCACCGTCCGGCCGCCAAGCACAAGAAGCTGCCCTCGACGATGCGCTCGGAAGGCTCCCGCATCGCCAACACCGCGCCGAAGGCCGCCCCGAACTACCGCCGCGCGGACGCCCTGCCCGCCGTCAAAGGGTTCGTGGACGGGCTCAGGAGCGCCGTGAAGGTGCCCGGTGTGGACGTCAAGCCCGGCCAGATCGGCCCGAAGGTGCCCGCGGGCAAGGACGCGCCCGTCACCCTCGGCTCTCCGGTCCTGCGCTGA
- a CDS encoding class E sortase — protein MLDRKSLFAAALAVCCAVPVLGAATGARAARAAAAPAAAPAAVTAARPRTGVMIAQIRIKRMGLKMGVRQGVSEGVLRRGVGHYPGTALPGQEGNTVLLGHRTTWRAPFYQLDRLRRGDRIVLRVGRRSYVYRVRTRRVVDPRDRRALEPVPFKRASAPHGRYLTLVTCTPRGSDRHRLVVVGRIESRR, from the coding sequence ATGCTCGACCGAAAGTCCCTGTTCGCGGCGGCTCTCGCCGTGTGCTGCGCGGTGCCCGTCCTCGGCGCCGCGACCGGGGCGCGGGCCGCGCGGGCGGCCGCGGCTCCGGCCGCGGCTCCGGCGGCGGTCACCGCGGCCCGGCCGCGGACCGGCGTGATGATCGCGCAGATCCGGATCAAGCGGATGGGCCTGAAGATGGGCGTCCGGCAGGGCGTCAGCGAGGGGGTGCTGCGGCGCGGCGTCGGGCACTACCCGGGGACGGCGCTCCCCGGGCAGGAGGGCAACACCGTCCTGCTCGGCCACCGGACGACCTGGCGCGCCCCGTTCTACCAGCTCGACAGGCTGCGGCGCGGCGACCGGATCGTCCTGCGGGTGGGCCGCAGGTCCTACGTGTACCGGGTGCGGACCAGGCGCGTCGTCGACCCGCGGGACCGGCGGGCGCTGGAGCCGGTGCCGTTCAAGCGGGCCAGCGCGCCCCACGGCAGGTACCTCACGCTCGTCACCTGCACGCCCAGGGGCTCGGACCGGCACCGCCTCGTCGTCGTCGGCCGGATCGAATCCCGACGCTGA
- a CDS encoding matrixin family metalloprotease, with product MRDFSRAARRSRTGPAPLAVPLAITAAVSAALACTAFTGAGAAAVRRPPGWCKPGGTLTARAMPQKIKIADCDLRGRTVRGANGLTATVPSDGTSLIAYALRTDGAAELHIGVNSRAGEITIGTHGDRVPQGRPRQFRAPAQACQDGAYRPQPSKWPKGSAVRWSYYAGTAGLPRDPIARGIAAVPGARTDCTGAGRFTPPPDVTERYAGQGGRPPNVTRAAACGTRDRVNTFGWLAMPSAETPVLAATCTWFSGPTTVETDMAVQAHGKRWWTGGTCPSGSYSAEAVAAHEAGHVFGLSHVEGAEHRMLTMTPSLASCDNGPATLGKGDYDGLIALYGGR from the coding sequence ATGCGCGACTTTTCTCGGGCGGCCCGGCGGTCACGGACGGGGCCGGCCCCGCTGGCGGTCCCACTGGCGATCACGGCGGCGGTGTCGGCCGCCCTGGCGTGCACCGCGTTCACGGGGGCCGGGGCCGCCGCGGTCCGGCGCCCGCCCGGCTGGTGCAAGCCCGGCGGGACGCTCACCGCCCGCGCGATGCCGCAGAAGATCAAGATCGCCGACTGCGACCTGCGCGGCCGGACGGTGCGCGGCGCGAACGGCCTCACGGCGACCGTCCCGTCCGACGGCACCTCCCTGATCGCGTACGCGCTGCGCACCGACGGGGCCGCCGAACTGCACATCGGGGTGAACTCCCGGGCGGGTGAGATCACGATCGGCACGCACGGCGACCGGGTGCCGCAGGGCAGGCCGCGCCAGTTCCGGGCGCCGGCGCAGGCGTGCCAGGACGGCGCGTACCGTCCCCAGCCCAGCAAGTGGCCCAAGGGCTCCGCCGTCCGGTGGAGCTACTACGCCGGGACGGCCGGGCTGCCGAGGGACCCCATCGCCAGAGGCATCGCCGCCGTACCCGGGGCACGCACCGACTGCACGGGCGCGGGGCGCTTCACGCCTCCGCCGGACGTGACCGAGCGCTACGCGGGCCAGGGCGGCCGCCCCCCGAACGTGACGCGCGCCGCCGCCTGCGGGACCCGGGACCGGGTCAACACGTTCGGCTGGCTGGCCATGCCGAGCGCCGAGACCCCCGTCCTCGCGGCGACCTGCACGTGGTTCTCCGGCCCGACGACGGTCGAGACGGACATGGCCGTCCAGGCGCACGGCAAGCGGTGGTGGACCGGCGGGACGTGCCCGTCCGGGAGCTACTCCGCCGAGGCGGTCGCGGCGCACGAGGCGGGCCACGTCTTCGGCCTCTCCCACGTCGAGGGCGCCGAGCACCGCATGCTCACGATGACGCCGTCCCTCGCGTCCTGCGACAACGGGCCCGCGACGCTCGGCAAGGGGGACTACGACGGGCTGATCGCCCTCTACGGCGGGCGCTGA
- a CDS encoding DUF2382 domain-containing protein codes for MQTQTQVRELMGMSVTDTHGTKVGTVKQVYLNDDSGSPEWVTVHTGWFGMRESFVPLSGARKAQDALQVPYDKETIKGAPNVDADEHLSHAQIVDLYRHYGVRPPGGRRTGGETGTGTSETTGSAGTAGDTGTSEPSETAGTRGAAGTAGTTGTTGTTPTTESAETAGTAGTTGAAGMAVHPERGKRGAAGERAAGRTMPPQSAREGAETPMTEITRSEEQMRIGTERHEAGRVRVRKWIETETVEQTIPVSHEEIRIDREPIAGGRPDPKVTISEADQEIILYEERPVISKETVPVERVRLRTEQVQDEQTVRGELRKERIEVTRDDGARGPHREEPGKGGRPSA; via the coding sequence GTGCAGACGCAGACACAGGTGCGGGAGCTCATGGGGATGAGCGTGACCGACACCCACGGCACGAAGGTCGGCACGGTCAAGCAGGTCTACCTCAACGACGACTCCGGGTCGCCGGAGTGGGTGACCGTGCACACCGGCTGGTTCGGGATGCGCGAGAGCTTCGTCCCTCTGTCGGGGGCCCGCAAGGCCCAGGACGCCCTGCAGGTCCCGTACGACAAGGAGACCATCAAGGGCGCCCCGAACGTCGACGCCGACGAGCACCTGTCGCATGCGCAGATCGTTGACCTGTACAGGCACTACGGAGTGCGTCCCCCGGGCGGCCGCCGCACGGGCGGGGAGACGGGAACGGGCACGTCCGAGACGACCGGGAGCGCGGGGACGGCGGGAGACACGGGCACCTCCGAGCCGAGCGAGACCGCCGGCACCCGGGGCGCCGCCGGCACCGCGGGCACGACCGGAACCACCGGGACCACCCCGACCACCGAGTCCGCCGAGACGGCCGGGACCGCGGGCACGACGGGCGCCGCGGGGATGGCCGTCCACCCCGAGCGCGGCAAGCGCGGCGCGGCGGGCGAGCGGGCCGCCGGGCGGACGATGCCGCCCCAGTCGGCGCGCGAGGGCGCCGAGACGCCGATGACCGAGATCACCCGGTCGGAGGAGCAGATGCGCATCGGCACCGAGCGGCACGAGGCCGGCCGCGTCCGGGTGCGCAAGTGGATCGAGACCGAGACGGTCGAGCAGACGATCCCGGTCTCGCACGAGGAGATCCGGATCGACCGCGAGCCCATCGCCGGCGGCCGCCCGGACCCGAAGGTGACGATCTCCGAGGCCGACCAGGAGATCATCCTCTACGAGGAGCGCCCGGTCATCTCCAAGGAGACCGTGCCGGTCGAGCGCGTCCGGCTCCGCACCGAGCAGGTGCAGGACGAGCAGACCGTCCGCGGCGAGCTCCGCAAGGAGCGCATCGAGGTCACGCGCGACGACGGCGCCCGCGGTCCCCACCGTGAGGAGCCGGGGAAGGGCGGCCGGCCCTCCGCGTGA